One part of the Homo sapiens chromosome 19, GRCh38.p14 Primary Assembly genome encodes these proteins:
- the C19orf53 gene encoding leydig cell tumor 10 kDa protein homolog, with protein MAQGQRKFQAHKPAKSKTAAAASEKNRGPRKGGRVIAPKKARVVQQQKLKKNLEVGIRKKIEHDVVMKASSSLPKKLALLKAPAKKKGAAAATSSKTPS; from the exons ATGGCGCAGGGGCAGCGCAAGTTTCAGGCGCACAAACCCGCAAAGAGTAAGACGGCAGCGGCAGCCTCTGAAAAGAATCGGGGCCCAAGAAAAGGCG GTCGTGTTATCGCTCCCAAGAAGGCGCGCGTCGTGCAGCAGCAAAAGCTCAAGAAG AACCTAGAAGTCGGAATCCGGAAGAAGATCGAACATGACGTGGTGATGAAAGCCAGCAGCAGCCTGCCCAAGAAGCTGGCACTGCTGAAGGCCCCAGCCAAGAAGAAAGGGGCAGCTGCCGCCACCTCCTCCAAGACACCTTCCTGA